From Quercus robur chromosome 8, dhQueRobu3.1, whole genome shotgun sequence:
GACGATGCCTAAAACGGTAGATTGGTGAAAGCAAAGTTTggtctataaaaaaaagttgtcagtgtcatctctttgaaatttaaagggtactatttgttttcttatctTGAATCTTTTTTCTAGCAATGTCTTAACGTCAATTTGAAACAATGTCATGAGGTTTAGGGATACCATGtcagctttctctctctctctctctcctccccccccccccccccccggggcCCCCAATTCTTCATCTTATcattgttaattagatttaaaagGAATTTCACCAAAGTCTCCCATATACTCATATAGAGCTGGAAAGGCAAGGGTTTAGCAACGATGAGATGCCCTTCTCTCATATCAACTTACTTTGTTGGAGAATATGAGAAATTATTACACCAACAATGGTATATAAAATAAGCTGCAATGAGGTGGGTGACAAATATTGAGGTGTGAACTGTCTCTCTTAAAATGATTTGTGCATTTTTGATAGTATTACTAGTGAAGAAAGGTCATTTAACACGTCGTCCCCAGAATACAACAAGGCAGCTGcaccaatttttaattttgaccCATCCtatactcaaaaataaaatgctttctttttgttggtttaatGAATGGAAGGATGTAGGAGGGTACATGGCTATGGAAGGATTTTAGAAAGAAGCTTGCATTTGAGTGATAAGAAGAGATGATAAGTGTGTGCTGTTTATAAGCTTAGGAGAGAAAGAAACCTAAAGTTTTATGTAAATGACACAATCTTAACTCACCCAGTAataacctattaaaaaaaatccaacacttagggcttgtttggttaATTTTTGACCAACTCCACTCTATTTCCCCTCTCTCAATATCAATCCAAACAGGCTATTAGTTGAATAACATGATAAAAATGGGTTGTCAACCTTTGTAGGTGTTTATAACAAGTATAAAGAAGTGAATTACACTCATGACATTAGGAGTTTATAACAACGGGTACAATGAAGTGAGTTACCACTCATGACATTAGGTTCAAGagcatttttattaaaatactaCAACATACATAGGTGAAGTAATTTTTGGCAGTCAATCATCCTTGAATTAGCTTCGTAAATAATTCTCCAAAGTAGCACTAGGTCTTACATTCAAAGTTGATGATTTTGAGTGAATTTATATGGTCAGCTCTGCTCAAATAGTTTTCTTGGAAGAGATTTCAAGAAACTGCAACTGGGCaactgcatatatatatatatatatatatataaagcaaactTTAATCATTAAACCAAACTAGAAGCCAAGTCCAACTTCCAGGCACCCAATACAGAGGGAGGCAAATAGGTAATTACATAATTACTTCATGTACATAATTAATTACATTAAGTAGAGTGGGCATATATTATATTGGAAGAGGAGCTGTGTTCTTCCATACATCAATCCAAACATCATGTGCTCTCAGGACTAAATTACTATGCGCTCTTAACAAAAGTTGAGGAGGTATCATTTTGTCCCTCAATAAAGCAAGGACCCAAGATTaactatttattaaaaaaaaaacacacacacacacaggacAGGATCGAAAGTTGTCGAGTGCATATGCTGCACTTTCTCTTCATCTCAGTAGTGCTTTATGtcctttttattgctttttatcTCTGCTAAAGATTGAATGAAACGCCACTTTCTGTTTCAGTGCTGCTCCTCTTCTTTGTAAAGTACTTGCGTGCAAGATTTAGATTTTAAAGTTGAACCTCTAAAATTCTTGATCTCGTTTATGAATGCAAATTGCAAAGCATTATTAGTTGGTTAATCTAATGAGAGGGTTGCCATATCATATGTGTATCGGACACTAATAACAGATACAATAATTAAGCACTAGCAAGTAGTATTATGAAAGAGTAGGTATTTTTCTTTCTGTCACTAGCATCCGGATACCAATATAATTAATGTGACTCATcactaaaagaataattaagGTTATTAATGAAACCATGTGCTATTTGATGATGACAATGCCAATCTATTGGGTTCTCTCGGGCtcaacactatttttttttacataatttatatatatagctaaCTGCCCTAGGAGCAACTCATTTGCTTGTAATCTATGCACATGGCTATGAGAATTTATATTATTCGACTCCCCCACTTCATAATGGGTGGTTCTTTTGAGGTGCAGCACAACTgtgacaaaatatatatatatatatgggactgctcaattctcaaaaatattttttgaataaaaagaaaaatataagaagactAGAAGTCTAGAAAGGGCAACTTATGTAAGTATTGGtgtagattctcaaaaaaaatgtaagcatTGGTGTAAAAAGAGGAAACTATTCAGTACTCCCCCTCATATAAGTAAGGAATTcgatcctctctctctctctctctctctcacaattcgattctctcttttatatataaaagtaaagtatcttactacaaaattagttgtagtttaAGACTACAccattattcaataaaataaattttactacatattttaaaaagctaaccattgaattgcatattatttacactcttaatacacatattaatttttgtgacaatcgaatattatttactataggatctataagcttatatattatgcataattttaaattataaaaacttttaatttaaacaatttattaatgacatagctattgatctttaattttctaaaaaatttacaagtatggaggatatatgaagaaaatgtaatctaatgataaatttgtcaaaattcacctccaataaaaaaaaattaagtaaggtTATAACCTAAGgttataactaattttatagctaaattttgtcctaaatttaattaatgaaatcaACTATTAGGTgagggacaaagtttggctacaaacttaatTATAACTTAAGGCTACAAttctcactaaaaaaaattaacattactatatattttgaaaatctaaccgttggattacatattttttatattcttaacacacatatcaaattttatgttaatcagatattatttactattcgatttataaacttattttttatatataattttagacaacaaaaacttgaaatttaaatatttgattaatgacattttttttttatcttttgatattttagaaattttgcaaacttggaggatataaaaagaaaacgtaatttaatagtggatttgttaaTATTTACATCCAATacaaagatattgagtaaaattgCAGTCTTAGATTACATTAAAATTAATagtcaaactttgtccttaaagaaaatgaatgaattttttattataaataatttaataattataaatttacaataaaatatgaaatttgaaccTGAATGATTTCGTTAATaacaccaaaaatatatattatttttcccaTCATTTATCAAAAGATACTTTAGCTAAGCAGCCCTCACAATCTCACATAAAACTTGTAAGACAAAGGAAaattgtatattaaaaaaaaaaaaaaaaaaagagtgcatTTAAAGAAAGTTGAAATTAGAACCTAAAAGGACAGGGGTAATAGtaataagaatataaaaaagagtaTTTCTATTCCGACAGCATCATAGCATGTaatattctttttctattccttCACAAATCGTTATCTTTTCATCTTTTGGGTCATCTACTCTTTATTTCTTTAACATGACTTTCCCATTTCCCGTTGTAGTTTTTCCCTCCTGTCCATTATTCTATTCAGTACTTTAGATTAAATTGCTTCAAAGTGGGTGCTAAGAATCTTGGAGTCCTCAGGTTTCTCAAGTCTCTTTTGACttgtacaattttattttaatacctTCACCGTTGCTGTCATTGGAAATGCATAATTTTGATGAATGGGACTACCATTCTTGTGCAGCAGCGTGAAAGTCAAGATTTGCCCTTTGTTGTGAGGGACATATTGCTAGTCAAATATAGGGCTCCAGATAgtatttttaagtgaaatagGGCTCAGGACCAGGTGGTATTGTTGCTGGAATCTCATACGGCTGTTGAtcatgagagaaaaaaaatgcatgtatCATATAAGATAATTATTTGTAAGAAAACTTTGAGACATTTGAATTATAGGATTTGTGCAAAATTTTCATGTCTTTTTTCACAGAtattgttataatttattatgacTGTTGCTTAATAAATCTGTATATTTCATTATAATtgatgtgatttattgtgattagtaaataaataaagtaataatttttcatccttCTTTTCAGAAATATTATCGATGCAGGTGGTGTCAATGATTTTCGTACATAAAATGATGTTCCTCCGTGACAAGCggtgaaaaaaatttcaatttttttcaattatttcaaACGCCAAAACCATATAGTCCCAGACTCCCAGTACAAACATTAATGCACTGAGTGTCCCAGTACAAGCATTTACACTGTTTCCCCAATAAAATGCTCAGTCTTGGTAGTAATAATTGTCACAATTTGTCTGCTCCAATTAAAGTGAGATATATACCCACCAACAAGTACAGTGGACAGGGTTGCCTGGATTAAGGAAACCAATTTGTAATGTAAAAATGTATTAGTGCCTAGACAGATGAGACTTATTAAAGTTGTTCAGGACCCGCTTGttacatgtttttaaatttaattttttaaaaatatgtgaaagtggcaaaatatataaaaatacgtaTTAAAAACTTGTGTTTAAAGTTCTGTGCCCAAGATTAAACGTATTTTTTAAacattacatattttttcacagattttttttatctatatatattttaaaaaaaaattaaaaactgttatttaaatacACTAAACTTACGTACGGGGCATTCCTTTCCAATTCCTCtgaaattggaaagaaaattttactgCCCCGCACAAACTACCTCCTGGGCTTATCAATATCAGCTCATAAGAAACACTGAGAGATGACAAAAGATTAGTAACATGGTAACAATATTTGTTAGGGAACCAAACTGGGACCCGGTGAAAAGGAATCCGGCAACCTGACTATTACATAAGAGGAGAAACCACAAACATAAACAGGAAACAAACATGAAAAAccacaagaagaaagaaaaaaaaaggacaattttttcaacattcaaatttttcttctctcagATAAATGAACAAAACCGGATTCTTCTTCGCCGGGCAACTCATTTAAATCCCTTCTCCCAATCCTTGATAAGTAAAAATTCATTCCAATTCCTCTTGGCCTTCTGAAGGGCATCTGATGAGTTCCAATATATTAACTACCTCTCCCATGTCTGGCCGGTTTGATGGCACTTGCGACGTGCATATCAGCCCCAACTTCATTACAGGAATCGCCTCCTCAGCCGGGAAGTTACCCTGAAGCCTCCCATCAACACATTCCTCCACCCTGCCTTCCTCCAGTGCTCCTCTAACCATGTCACAGAGCACCACGACATCATCTTCCATGTACTCCACAGGCCTTTTCCCAGTAACCACCTCCAGAACTAAAACCCCAAATCCATACACATCACACTTCTCAGTTATCTTTACAGTTCTACAGGCAAACTCAGGTGCCATGTACCCTAAAGCACTCTGAATCTTGCTGCTTAAAATGTAACGGTCAAGCATTGGCAACAATCTTGCTAGACCAAAATCTCCAACTTTAGGTTCACCAGTGCTGTCAATCAGGACATTACTTGATTTTATATTGTAATGAATTATGTTCAATTGATGCAAGTGAGCCAAGCTTTTTGCTGTCCCAAGAATTATATTGAACCTCTCATTCCATGAGAGGAAGTTTCCACCTAATCCTTCATGGATGTGTTTATGCAAACTACCACCAGAGACAAACTCACATATGAGGAGCTGTAATGATGGAGTCCAGTAATAACCTTCAAGTGCCACAAGATTAGGGTGCCTGACCTTCCCCAGTTTCTTAACTTCTCTTTCAAAATCTTCTTGAGACTTGACAAGACTTGAGACAGTGAGCTTCTTTATTGCAACTGGGTGCCCATCTCGAAGAACAGTCCGGTACACTGCTCCAAAACCACCACGGCCAAGCTCACAGTCCTTGTTGAGCAAAGCATGTGCTCCTGTGCTGAAATCAGGGTCACCAGAAAACATTACAAGCTTGCCAGAATTGGCATCTGTAGTGGGAGAATGGCTAAACTCATCCCCAGCAGATAATGTAAGAACAGCTGCAGATCTAGCTGCGGATGACCTAACATGGAGATTAAGTACAGTGATGGCAATAACACCAACGACAATGACTGCAGCTGCTCCAATGGCAATGAGTGCGGAAATGCTGAGGATAATTCTTTTGTGAACAATATTTGGAGGTAATGAACTAGATGTGGAATCAGAAGAGGAGTTAGGATTGAGGACAATGGGTTTGGGAAGTACTGCGGGGCAAGACTTATTGACCGCAGAACCACAAAGAGACGGGTTTCCAGTGACAGAGAAAGGGGAGATGGTGTTGAAAAAACCACCAGCAGGTAATTCACCCTGGAGATTATTGTGAGAAATATTGAAGGTGAGAAGGTGGGGAAGGTTGGCCAATTGCTTGGGTAAGCTTCCAGAAAGGTTGTTAAAGGACAAGTCCACATTCTGTAAGTTTGTAAGCTTGGCTACTGCTACAGGTATATAGCCACTCAATCTGTTCTGAGATACAATCCTGCAGGATTCAACCAAAACAAAGCAACATAAACAAGAAATTAAACCCCTGTTAAAATGCTAGAAATTAGATATGATTCTTATTATGTGACCATACCAAGTTCAAATTGTCCATAGAAAGAAGCCTTAGGGTACTGATTAGTGTGTAAGCATGAATATCTATGTCAGCCAAAAATATAAGATACTTGGAACTTCATATTTGTCACACTATGCAAAGATACAACACTATAATATCTTATAGACACAAAGATATACGTATTGTCACACTATTATTCAAAGGAAACAGCCATCAACATCAGAATACCATAAAGGTTCTCAGTATATCCCAGATAATCTTAAATATTGAAACAATTGACCGGAACCAGAGAAAgaagttggggggggggggggggggggtgggcgATCAAGTTTTTCCAAGGCTAGAAATCATAAAAAAGAGCCATTTCTGTTATCACTGAAGACgccatttttcatttcaaaagtATTATTgaatctataaaaataaataatgcaatTACAACTCTCTAAGCATAGTAGGACACGGTTAAACTATTTGACATAGTTATCTCCTTGACAAGCTGCCATTCAACATCGAGACTGTTACAATATCAGATTAAAGTAAAATAGAAGCAAGAACTTGTATTTGAAACATCGGAGACTGTAAAGATAACTTACAAAGTTGTTAAAGAAGAACAGTGCTCAATTGAAGTTGGAACCTGCCCCCATAGAAAGTTTTTCTCCAGTCTCAGTTCATTCAAAGAAACAACTCCTCCAATTTCCAGTGGAATACTTCCATTCAGCTGATTCTCACTCAAATCAAGATTATTCAGGGCCTTCAACTCTCCAATTGACACTGGAATAGGACCAACAAGAAAGTTCTTAGACAGATTCAAGAACTGCAAGCTTCTCAAAGCCCCAACTGAAGATGCAATTTCACCAGAAAATGCATTGTGGGACAAATCCAAGATTTCAAGTGAGCTCCCCACTGACGAAGCTAAAGGACTATTCATGCTTCCACTCAGTTTCTTCTCCGAAAGCGAAACTTCTTGTAATCCTGACTTGAAAATCCACGCAGGAAGATCACCCTTCAACGAATTATGGCTGAGATCTAAGACCACAAGGTTTTTGCAATTAACCATGGACTCCGGCAAGGTTCCTGTAAAACCATTGGCGGCAAAATTCAAAACCTTCAACGACTGAAGATTTGCTATTGAAGATGGAAGCTGACCAGAAAAACTATTGGACGAAAAGTCCAAAGTTTCAAGGCTTTTCATTTCTCCAATCCAATCAGGAACCTCACCAGTAAAAGAATTCATGTGCAAATTAAGATAATTACACAATGAAAGCTTCTGCAATGTCTCTGGAAGGGTCCCGGAAAATGAATTCTCACTAAGATCAATGAACCTCAAAAGCAAGCAACTTCCAATGCCATCAGGAACCTTCCCAGAGAACTGGTTCTTACCCAAGTTAATGGCTCTCAAATTATTCGAACCTTCAATCCCCTTTGGAATCTCACCCTCCAAGGAGTTATCCGATAAATCCAGCGATCTAAGCCCATTCAAAGACCAAATCCCAGATGGTAAAGACCCCGAAAACTTATTCGACGAAAAATTAATAGACGCAAGAGTTGAACACGAGCTCAAACTGTCTGGTATCTTCCCAGAAAGCTTGTTCTTGGCCAATGAAATGACTCGTAGAGACCCACATTGCCTAAAGAAATCCTCTGGTATAGCTCCAGATAGGCCATTCTCACTCAAATCGAGCACTCGAAGACTGTCCAGCCGTGCAATGTTGGGGGTTATGGTTCCGGTGAGATTGTTTTTGGCCAAAGATAGCTTGCGCAGAGATTGGAGTTGGAGAAGGCCTCGGCCTATATGACCTGAAAGAGAAAAGCCATCGAGGTTGAGCTCGGAGACCCTGTTGGATCTAGGGTTGCATTTCAAACCAACCCAGTTACAAGGACTATCATCGTCTTCATTCCAAGACACAAGCTTTCCCTTTGGATCTTGGATATCAGCCTTGAACACAATGAGCCCCAGCACGTCGTCGTTTAATGATGGACTCAGAGATCTCACAACAGCTGGGATTACAGccagcaacagcaacagcaacaacaacgaCAACAAACTGAGTTGGCGTTTCATTCTCAACA
This genomic window contains:
- the LOC126697858 gene encoding probable LRR receptor-like serine/threonine-protein kinase IRK; protein product: MLALLRMKRQLSLLSLLLLLLLLAVIPAVVRSLSPSLNDDVLGLIVFKADIQDPKGKLVSWNEDDDSPCNWVGLKCNPRSNRVSELNLDGFSLSGHIGRGLLQLQSLRKLSLAKNNLTGTITPNIARLDSLRVLDLSENGLSGAIPEDFFRQCGSLRVISLAKNKLSGKIPDSLSSCSTLASINFSSNKFSGSLPSGIWSLNGLRSLDLSDNSLEGEIPKGIEGSNNLRAINLGKNQFSGKVPDGIGSCLLLRFIDLSENSFSGTLPETLQKLSLCNYLNLHMNSFTGEVPDWIGEMKSLETLDFSSNSFSGQLPSSIANLQSLKVLNFAANGFTGTLPESMVNCKNLVVLDLSHNSLKGDLPAWIFKSGLQEVSLSEKKLSGSMNSPLASSVGSSLEILDLSHNAFSGEIASSVGALRSLQFLNLSKNFLVGPIPVSIGELKALNNLDLSENQLNGSIPLEIGGVVSLNELRLEKNFLWGQVPTSIEHCSSLTTLIVSQNRLSGYIPVAVAKLTNLQNVDLSFNNLSGSLPKQLANLPHLLTFNISHNNLQGELPAGGFFNTISPFSVTGNPSLCGSAVNKSCPAVLPKPIVLNPNSSSDSTSSSLPPNIVHKRIILSISALIAIGAAAVIVVGVIAITVLNLHVRSSAARSAAVLTLSAGDEFSHSPTTDANSGKLVMFSGDPDFSTGAHALLNKDCELGRGGFGAVYRTVLRDGHPVAIKKLTVSSLVKSQEDFEREVKKLGKVRHPNLVALEGYYWTPSLQLLICEFVSGGSLHKHIHEGLGGNFLSWNERFNIILGTAKSLAHLHQLNIIHYNIKSSNVLIDSTGEPKVGDFGLARLLPMLDRYILSSKIQSALGYMAPEFACRTVKITEKCDVYGFGVLVLEVVTGKRPVEYMEDDVVVLCDMVRGALEEGRVEECVDGRLQGNFPAEEAIPVMKLGLICTSQVPSNRPDMGEVVNILELIRCPSEGQEELE